A genomic segment from Flavobacterium inviolabile encodes:
- a CDS encoding DUF4747 family protein — MSKMFFNRLHLNLPDNRLKRPFIIDGIRSVAAAGYNAYSYKIIGIETLDNYILGYLVKYDPYGRGEILDEVTGTARPGGTVNNIVAKSMFLINTDEMIIAYEEIQNLISKTMFVRMFTELFHINHEGQDFEFSISSIREQYSFIEQVRTMREINRVSISLVPSNPNNADLWRETDERLQNNNITKYKEIQESNNAEGLVIDDETIAKMAMSEDGYGIAEARGRDENGHQMTITTKTRNQEITQNLPDNIERTGIPNIINYLSRTFERIKQRTNHQE, encoded by the coding sequence ATGTCAAAAATGTTTTTTAACAGGCTACATCTAAACTTGCCTGACAATAGGTTAAAAAGACCTTTTATAATAGACGGAATTAGAAGTGTAGCAGCTGCTGGTTACAATGCTTATTCCTATAAAATTATTGGTATTGAAACTCTCGATAATTACATTTTAGGTTATTTAGTAAAATATGACCCATATGGCCGTGGAGAAATTTTAGACGAAGTAACAGGTACAGCTAGACCGGGCGGAACTGTAAATAACATAGTAGCTAAGTCAATGTTTTTAATAAACACTGACGAAATGATAATAGCATATGAAGAAATTCAAAATTTAATTTCTAAAACGATGTTTGTTAGAATGTTTACAGAACTTTTCCATATTAATCATGAAGGACAAGATTTTGAGTTTTCAATATCTAGCATAAGAGAGCAATATTCCTTCATAGAACAAGTTCGAACTATGCGTGAAATTAATAGAGTTTCTATATCATTAGTTCCTTCAAATCCTAATAATGCAGATCTTTGGAGAGAAACCGATGAAAGGTTACAAAATAATAATATAACAAAATACAAAGAAATTCAAGAATCAAATAACGCAGAAGGATTGGTAATTGACGACGAAACTATTGCAAAAATGGCTATGTCTGAGGATGGCTATGGAATTGCTGAAGCACGTGGAAGAGATGAAAATGGTCACCAAATGACTATAACTACCAAAACAAGAAATCAAGAAATAACTCAAAATTTACCAGATAACATTGAAAGAACTGGAATACCAAACATAATTAATTACCTTAGTAGAACATTTGAAAGAATAAAACAAAGAACAAATCATCAAGAATGA
- a CDS encoding type II toxin-antitoxin system ParD family antitoxin has protein sequence MGRNTSISLGPHFESFIESTVSKGRFSNASEVVRAGLRLLEEEENRITVLRNAIQEGIESGRAENFDPKKHLETLKSKKKNG, from the coding sequence ATGGGACGAAACACATCTATATCATTAGGTCCTCATTTCGAAAGTTTTATTGAATCAACTGTTTCGAAAGGGCGCTTTAGCAACGCAAGTGAAGTTGTTAGAGCCGGACTTAGGCTATTAGAAGAAGAAGAAAACAGAATTACTGTTTTAAGAAATGCCATTCAAGAAGGAATTGAAAGTGGACGCGCCGAAAACTTTGATCCTAAAAAGCATCTGGAAACTTTAAAGTCAAAAAAGAAGAATGGCTAA
- a CDS encoding type II toxin-antitoxin system RelE/ParE family toxin, translated as MAKFYLTNKAVEDLGDIWNYTVEAWSENQAEIYYSLIIDSFQELASKPNQGKSYDVVERNVLGYKTGQHVIFYRIVTEREIEVIRISHGMMDMKNHL; from the coding sequence ATGGCTAAATTTTACTTGACCAATAAAGCTGTAGAAGACTTGGGTGACATTTGGAATTACACCGTAGAAGCATGGTCAGAAAATCAAGCAGAAATTTATTATTCCTTAATTATAGATTCCTTTCAGGAATTAGCGAGTAAGCCAAATCAAGGAAAATCATATGATGTAGTAGAAAGAAATGTTTTAGGTTATAAAACCGGACAACATGTAATTTTTTACAGAATTGTGACAGAAAGAGAAATCGAAGTTATTAGAATTTCACACGGTATGATGGACATGAAAAACCACCTATAA
- a CDS encoding SH3 domain-containing protein, giving the protein MEAKYGFTKMTVAEFETWISNLRVGRTILKIQQHHTYVPGYIHFTGNNHFDRQLAMKNYHVNQNGWQDIGQHFTIFPDGTVVTGRSMEKSPACITNQNANAICIENFGNFDHNADVMTNLQKDAIIAITAALCKRFNLPVNSNTIVYHHWFRLDNGVRNNGTGNNKSCPGANFFGGNKVPDFENHFAPLVRAKLGSHPIKTDSSAIRKYVYVTANSLNVRTQPDAGSPKAADRPGIPLGAVLRVYEEKDGWLKISNTQSHWVAARYTVAVKRATVNATILNVRTGPGTNFPKIDRIEKDEEVFVFEEVNGWCKTDLGEKWVTRSYLNF; this is encoded by the coding sequence ATGGAAGCAAAATACGGATTTACCAAAATGACCGTTGCAGAATTTGAAACCTGGATTTCAAATCTGAGAGTCGGACGGACTATTTTAAAAATTCAACAGCATCATACTTATGTGCCCGGTTATATTCATTTTACGGGAAACAATCATTTTGACCGGCAATTAGCGATGAAGAACTATCATGTCAATCAAAACGGATGGCAGGATATCGGGCAGCATTTTACCATTTTTCCGGACGGAACGGTTGTGACCGGCAGAAGTATGGAAAAGTCACCGGCCTGTATTACAAACCAGAATGCGAATGCGATTTGTATCGAGAATTTCGGAAACTTTGATCATAATGCCGATGTGATGACGAATCTGCAAAAGGATGCGATTATCGCGATTACTGCGGCTTTATGTAAACGGTTTAATCTTCCGGTTAATTCCAATACAATAGTCTATCACCATTGGTTTCGCCTTGATAACGGTGTCCGGAACAATGGAACCGGAAACAATAAATCGTGCCCGGGAGCCAACTTTTTTGGCGGCAATAAAGTACCCGATTTTGAAAACCATTTTGCCCCTTTAGTAAGAGCAAAACTAGGCAGCCATCCGATTAAAACCGACAGCAGTGCTATCCGGAAATATGTATACGTAACGGCTAACAGTCTTAATGTGCGTACGCAACCGGATGCCGGAAGTCCGAAAGCCGCCGATCGTCCCGGTATTCCTTTGGGAGCTGTTTTGCGTGTGTATGAAGAAAAAGACGGCTGGCTGAAAATATCCAATACCCAATCCCACTGGGTTGCGGCCAGATATACGGTTGCGGTGAAAAGAGCCACCGTAAATGCTACGATTTTAAATGTGAGAACGGGTCCTGGTACCAACTTCCCTAAAATTGACCGGATTGAAAAAGACGAAGAAGTTTTTGTTTTTGAAGAAGTAAACGGCTGGTGTAAAACTGACCTCGGTGAAAAGTGGGTGACCCGATCTTATTTGAATTTTTAA
- a CDS encoding phage tail protein yields MTITDFTQVPLGTILPFVFNDSLIPDGWLKCDGSEIPEKYKTLRELLKGYTPNFAGRTLIGGGISNDGRQSDGTSPNFGATTRWPLGKTGGEFQHKLTVGEMPKHRHTINGGDFGLHHRSFDGSGGSDFPFKTNAGLYEGDKKLYGVDTEGGDGSHNTMQPYYVINYIIYAGSE; encoded by the coding sequence ATGACAATTACAGATTTTACACAGGTTCCGTTGGGAACAATATTACCATTTGTATTTAATGATTCTTTAATACCGGATGGCTGGTTAAAATGTGATGGCAGTGAAATACCGGAAAAATATAAAACCTTAAGAGAATTGTTAAAGGGATATACCCCTAATTTTGCAGGGAGAACATTAATTGGTGGCGGAATTTCGAATGATGGCAGGCAGTCCGATGGGACCTCTCCTAATTTTGGAGCTACAACAAGATGGCCTTTAGGGAAAACAGGTGGAGAGTTTCAGCACAAATTAACGGTTGGTGAAATGCCAAAACACAGACATACTATAAACGGAGGTGATTTTGGATTGCACCATAGAAGTTTTGATGGTAGTGGTGGTTCCGATTTTCCATTTAAAACGAATGCGGGTCTTTATGAAGGTGATAAAAAGTTGTACGGTGTTGATACTGAAGGTGGCGACGGATCCCATAATACCATGCAGCCGTATTATGTGATTAATTATATCATTTATGCAGGAAGTGAATAA
- a CDS encoding tail fiber domain-containing protein, producing MKKNYRLLGILLFILSNPLYAQSTDAMKILPNGNVGIGTSTPTQARLVVSGEQSSNMGGIFVYGYRSSKVMDSGTVKNSIYATDGVTAQQFNVVSDARIKKILGVSNNANDLDILSKIVITDYKMIDSVQRGNQLYKKVIAQQVEQVYPLAVATKQTEIIPNIYQLSTIQNGWIPVNTKDLAVGDKIKLVFSGDAILTDILAINREGIRVNCTKEGSVFVYGKEVHDFHSVDYEAIAMLNVSATQALLKRIEMLENKNTNLVQTVSKLEKEQLKTNDRLKAIEQLLLPAVAENETVR from the coding sequence ATGAAAAAAAATTATCGGTTATTAGGAATCCTACTCTTTATCCTTTCGAATCCATTATATGCACAAAGTACAGATGCTATGAAAATTCTTCCGAATGGAAACGTTGGTATCGGCACATCTACGCCCACACAAGCCAGATTGGTCGTTTCCGGAGAACAAAGCTCTAATATGGGCGGGATTTTTGTTTACGGTTACAGAAGTTCCAAAGTTATGGACTCGGGGACTGTGAAAAATTCGATATATGCGACAGACGGTGTAACCGCGCAACAGTTTAATGTGGTTTCAGACGCGCGTATCAAAAAGATATTGGGTGTGAGCAACAATGCCAATGACCTTGATATTCTTTCAAAGATTGTTATCACGGATTATAAAATGATCGATTCGGTACAAAGAGGGAATCAGCTATATAAAAAAGTGATTGCTCAGCAGGTGGAACAAGTATATCCGCTGGCAGTGGCTACTAAACAGACCGAGATTATTCCGAATATTTATCAGTTAAGTACCATTCAAAACGGATGGATACCGGTCAACACAAAAGACCTTGCGGTTGGTGATAAAATCAAACTGGTTTTTAGCGGAGATGCAATACTAACCGATATTTTAGCGATTAACAGAGAGGGAATCCGTGTTAATTGTACCAAAGAGGGAAGTGTTTTTGTGTACGGAAAAGAAGTTCATGATTTTCATTCTGTGGATTACGAAGCGATTGCGATGCTCAATGTAAGTGCTACCCAGGCATTATTAAAGCGTATCGAAATGCTGGAAAATAAGAATACCAATCTGGTTCAAACGGTAAGCAAACTGGAAAAAGAACAGCTAAAAACAAACGATCGCCTTAAAGCAATAGAGCAGTTGCTATTACCGGCAGTCGCGGAAAACGAAACTGTAAGATAA
- a CDS encoding PQQ-binding-like beta-propeller repeat protein → MNKIGYSYVLLLLLLLTKSQALFAQSRYTALLPEIDKAVPAESNGDLRVAADDKGNETNKSFFKFDFRNLPASAKIETLNLKLYNRPNVNMSDFLVQLITALRGTNEWTGSETGLTDPKLSWAILKNNTEGPIGRAEIRKSTTAITMKLKLPGALKPVTDFLPDGILSLATRSPEKGQDTRFFSSITAETPFNFSKKPKLLVSYEIDPYPFREDWAQPFGNAQHNSLLNWKSNAVVQEAQIRTLPYGGGYLQEIGPTGALAIYKNLPVVFTQATSGTSAVFYVKQLDSKGNVLWQQGVDDVAKSWPLIDEQGRLYYISKSGKLSILDLNNAGNTLFSKSLSEITNKQLTTINNNAAIGYDGTLYLPSDTGIVALSAYPQCKIRWKYEPKTNEINGPVSLSPDESKAFFIAVDTQQKKSRLVVLDNMDGSITATSDYVLDGYQNDTNFYIPAPVVRDNAKVFVLNGFDNGNKLFVFDIDDKGGIAQTQFIASGSSVNTGISQPVVDAGSNVFFVFNSKLAKYNADLNKAEVFEKSAALDNASVLLTNASSHIYATDPYRTPKKILGFQNDTENPNAFAVAVDTAIGNTKKNIVLAPDGTLYTVTATNLIAVTAAKVAANDIVISQTDLKTNTVYRATNSITVEGITVAPSVNTILNSGGSISFKPGFTVTKGAQLNCKTAN, encoded by the coding sequence ATGAATAAAATAGGGTATAGCTACGTGCTTTTGTTGCTGTTACTGCTAACGAAATCGCAGGCACTGTTTGCGCAATCCAGGTATACCGCTTTATTGCCGGAAATTGATAAGGCAGTACCGGCGGAAAGTAATGGCGATTTACGGGTTGCGGCAGATGACAAAGGAAACGAAACCAATAAGTCATTTTTTAAATTCGACTTTAGAAATTTGCCGGCTAGCGCAAAGATTGAAACCTTGAATCTGAAATTATACAACAGGCCGAATGTTAATATGTCTGATTTTTTGGTGCAGCTGATAACGGCTTTACGAGGTACAAACGAATGGACCGGAAGTGAAACGGGTTTAACCGACCCGAAATTAAGCTGGGCCATTTTAAAAAATAATACAGAAGGACCGATAGGTCGCGCCGAGATCCGGAAGAGCACAACAGCCATAACGATGAAACTCAAATTGCCGGGTGCCCTTAAACCGGTTACGGATTTTCTGCCGGACGGTATTTTATCCCTGGCAACACGATCGCCGGAAAAAGGGCAGGATACCCGGTTTTTCTCTTCCATAACAGCCGAAACGCCTTTCAATTTTTCCAAAAAACCGAAATTACTGGTGTCTTACGAAATTGATCCGTATCCGTTTCGGGAAGACTGGGCACAGCCTTTTGGAAATGCACAGCACAATAGTTTGCTAAACTGGAAGAGCAATGCTGTTGTTCAGGAAGCGCAAATCCGTACACTTCCTTATGGTGGCGGGTATCTACAGGAAATCGGTCCTACCGGAGCTCTTGCAATCTATAAAAATCTACCGGTAGTGTTTACACAGGCAACTTCGGGAACATCGGCTGTTTTTTATGTAAAGCAACTGGATTCGAAAGGAAATGTTTTATGGCAGCAAGGAGTTGACGATGTGGCAAAATCATGGCCATTGATTGATGAACAGGGGCGTTTATATTATATTTCCAAATCCGGAAAACTGAGCATATTGGATTTAAACAATGCCGGAAATACACTGTTCAGTAAATCCCTTTCGGAGATTACGAACAAACAGCTCACAACGATCAACAATAATGCGGCTATAGGATATGACGGGACGCTTTACCTGCCATCGGATACCGGTATTGTTGCGCTTTCGGCTTATCCGCAATGCAAAATACGTTGGAAATACGAACCGAAGACCAATGAAATTAACGGTCCGGTTTCTTTAAGTCCGGATGAAAGCAAAGCGTTTTTTATAGCGGTCGATACCCAGCAAAAAAAGAGCCGCCTGGTCGTACTGGATAATATGGACGGAAGTATAACAGCCACATCCGATTATGTTTTGGACGGGTATCAGAACGATACTAATTTTTATATTCCGGCACCGGTTGTCCGGGATAATGCTAAAGTTTTTGTGCTTAATGGTTTTGACAACGGTAACAAACTCTTTGTATTTGATATTGACGATAAAGGCGGTATTGCCCAAACGCAGTTTATAGCATCCGGAAGTTCCGTCAATACAGGGATTTCCCAGCCGGTAGTTGATGCCGGATCGAATGTCTTTTTTGTTTTCAACTCAAAATTAGCAAAGTATAATGCGGATTTGAATAAAGCTGAGGTTTTCGAAAAATCGGCAGCTTTGGATAATGCTTCGGTATTGCTGACAAATGCCTCGTCCCATATTTATGCGACAGATCCTTACCGTACGCCAAAAAAGATACTGGGATTTCAAAACGATACAGAAAACCCGAATGCCTTTGCAGTAGCTGTCGATACGGCTATTGGCAATACAAAGAAAAATATAGTCCTGGCTCCGGACGGAACGCTTTATACGGTTACGGCTACGAATCTGATAGCGGTTACCGCGGCTAAAGTTGCTGCAAACGATATCGTTATCAGTCAGACGGATTTAAAAACGAATACCGTTTATCGTGCCACGAATAGCATTACGGTCGAAGGCATTACGGTGGCACCTTCTGTAAATACCATTCTTAATTCCGGCGGAAGTATTTCTTTTAAACCGGGATTTACCGTGACCAAAGGAGCACAACTCAATTGTAAAACAGCTAATTAA
- a CDS encoding DUF6603 domain-containing protein: MAASNSFLVEITGQTEFHLGNPAAPIAVAIALGYRSRITENTKEESFLYATLTSGNKNGISVQDIMNCCTAKQEVIPEILNAVTFKQFSVTYGSGGMDATEFKIEFNCKININGKYFDAVITIDYQKNGSQSRFAFGGVLLVDEHRFTLNFVQETATAYLYAAYQHSGKTTIDLRALATKFFGESATGKMPALSFTLETFKAFLLYKKEKDTSGLFFGMGAGLNLDVKELPLAGPVLTQGNAFAFKEVLAIYASGTFEKEELERFDGLPPVAISSGFNITTQLEINGNEEYYALNDGTAQEYKEPEQPQQTNVTTVAPLGDGIIAKAKWKKLDKKIGPVTLQRLGFAYQDSKVVLLLDATMEMKGMGMQLMGFGLGFKLQWPPGTPDFYLEGLGLSYKAPPIEISGAFLHTTASYNGKTIDVYNGGAIIKVSRFTISAIGSYAKVADEASLFIYGVFDGPIGGPAFFFVTGIAAGFGYNRKINVPSINEVALFPLVALAMRPEEDKGLLPLLASLETPMKNGKKPIEISIGDYWLAVGIKFTSFKLIESFVLLTVNFGTQLEFAILGLSRLSWPEKSMAPEPIVYVELAILAHFGPGSDVISVEAVITPNSYVLSKDCKLSGGFAFYTWIKGPHEGDFVITLGGYHPKFIKPAHYPTVPRLALSWKISNLLSIKGEMYYALTASAIMAGGKWEVLFKTSIIKASIVIWADMLISWAPFHYYIDMGITVKIEADIKIAFIRIHFSFEMGAELHIWGPPFAGEAYVDWTIFSFTIPFGDHSRKEPKKLQWDEFATGFIPQKKSNTATNARLKEGKTTAVSNPDPTNITISNGLIEVKGETKFPVINPQQLAITIDSFIPVSQLKINNKEVSGSTVIKSETGTLVYADREKNIGIRPCGFTKGTVAFEMNVDVVLGNTKMDVTVSGIAKGVAEALWGGEESKSNNANPGTSKVLTNVLSGVIIQPPVLPQVAQIRTFDFSALFDASNGTFDWKFTLAKTAEAYHAVEVLGYYDEINNIRVTGILEKTYEKSSVKEKRENIVALLKAGFDESFPDIEEEAINRNMTNEDNYFTGIPVICEIGELPQYSTDVK, encoded by the coding sequence ACGGGATTAGCGTACAGGATATCATGAATTGCTGTACGGCAAAACAGGAGGTCATACCGGAAATTCTAAATGCCGTTACGTTTAAACAGTTTTCGGTAACCTATGGTTCCGGCGGAATGGATGCCACGGAATTTAAAATAGAATTTAATTGTAAGATCAATATCAACGGAAAGTATTTTGATGCCGTTATAACGATCGATTACCAGAAAAACGGTTCGCAGTCACGTTTTGCCTTCGGAGGCGTTTTATTGGTAGACGAGCACCGTTTTACCTTAAACTTTGTCCAGGAAACAGCGACCGCTTATCTGTATGCCGCTTATCAGCATTCCGGTAAAACAACGATCGATTTACGCGCTTTGGCCACGAAATTCTTTGGCGAAAGTGCGACCGGTAAAATGCCGGCTCTTTCCTTTACACTCGAAACATTTAAGGCCTTTTTACTGTATAAAAAAGAAAAAGACACCTCCGGTCTGTTCTTCGGAATGGGCGCCGGGCTCAACCTGGATGTAAAAGAGCTGCCTCTGGCCGGACCTGTTTTAACACAGGGCAATGCCTTTGCTTTTAAAGAAGTACTGGCAATTTATGCCAGCGGAACTTTTGAAAAAGAAGAATTAGAACGCTTTGACGGATTACCGCCGGTAGCGATTAGTTCCGGTTTTAATATTACCACACAACTGGAAATTAATGGCAATGAGGAATATTATGCTTTAAATGACGGAACAGCTCAGGAGTATAAAGAACCGGAGCAGCCGCAGCAAACAAATGTTACAACGGTAGCACCGTTAGGCGACGGCATAATCGCTAAGGCGAAATGGAAAAAATTAGATAAAAAAATCGGCCCGGTAACGTTGCAGCGATTAGGCTTTGCCTACCAGGACAGTAAAGTTGTTTTGCTGCTTGATGCCACGATGGAAATGAAAGGTATGGGCATGCAGCTCATGGGATTCGGTCTGGGCTTTAAGCTCCAATGGCCACCCGGAACACCTGATTTCTACCTGGAAGGCCTCGGACTTTCCTATAAGGCACCGCCAATCGAGATATCAGGAGCCTTTTTACATACTACAGCATCCTACAACGGAAAAACCATTGATGTCTATAATGGCGGCGCGATCATAAAAGTAAGCCGTTTTACCATCTCGGCCATCGGATCCTATGCTAAAGTAGCCGATGAGGCGTCCTTATTTATTTATGGTGTATTTGACGGCCCTATTGGCGGTCCGGCTTTCTTTTTTGTCACCGGAATTGCCGCCGGATTTGGTTATAACCGCAAAATAAATGTGCCTTCAATTAACGAAGTAGCGCTATTCCCATTGGTGGCTTTGGCCATGCGACCGGAAGAAGATAAGGGATTATTACCCTTGCTGGCTTCGCTGGAAACACCAATGAAAAACGGTAAAAAACCGATAGAGATTTCCATTGGTGATTACTGGCTGGCTGTTGGAATTAAATTTACCTCATTCAAACTCATTGAGTCGTTTGTACTGCTAACGGTTAATTTCGGAACACAGCTTGAATTTGCAATCCTCGGACTTTCCCGACTGAGCTGGCCGGAAAAATCAATGGCTCCGGAACCGATAGTTTATGTAGAGCTCGCTATTCTGGCACATTTCGGACCGGGCAGTGATGTCATCTCCGTAGAAGCCGTTATTACACCAAATTCCTATGTCCTTTCAAAAGACTGTAAGCTATCCGGAGGATTTGCTTTTTATACCTGGATAAAAGGACCTCATGAAGGCGATTTTGTCATTACGCTGGGTGGATACCATCCGAAGTTTATAAAACCAGCACATTATCCTACCGTACCGCGACTGGCATTAAGCTGGAAAATAAGCAACCTGCTATCCATTAAAGGAGAAATGTACTACGCGCTTACCGCTTCAGCAATTATGGCAGGCGGTAAATGGGAAGTACTTTTTAAAACCTCAATTATTAAAGCGTCAATTGTTATCTGGGCCGATATGCTCATTTCCTGGGCACCGTTCCATTATTATATCGATATGGGCATTACGGTTAAAATCGAGGCCGATATTAAAATTGCCTTTATACGGATTCATTTCAGTTTCGAAATGGGAGCGGAGCTGCATATATGGGGACCGCCATTTGCCGGAGAAGCCTATGTGGACTGGACGATCTTTTCCTTTACCATTCCTTTTGGCGATCATTCCAGAAAAGAACCGAAAAAGCTGCAATGGGATGAATTTGCAACCGGTTTTATACCACAGAAAAAAAGCAATACTGCAACCAATGCACGACTTAAAGAAGGTAAAACAACAGCGGTTTCCAATCCTGATCCAACCAATATAACCATCAGCAACGGTTTGATTGAAGTAAAAGGAGAAACCAAATTCCCGGTAATCAATCCGCAACAGCTGGCCATTACAATTGATTCTTTTATTCCGGTATCGCAATTAAAAATCAATAATAAAGAAGTGTCCGGAAGTACCGTGATAAAATCGGAAACGGGTACTCTTGTTTATGCTGACAGAGAAAAAAATATCGGAATCCGTCCGTGTGGCTTTACAAAAGGCACCGTAGCATTCGAAATGAATGTGGATGTTGTGCTGGGTAATACAAAAATGGATGTAACGGTTTCCGGTATCGCAAAAGGAGTCGCCGAAGCGTTATGGGGAGGTGAGGAATCGAAAAGCAATAATGCCAATCCGGGAACCTCGAAAGTACTGACCAATGTGTTGAGTGGTGTTATCATTCAGCCACCGGTGCTGCCGCAGGTTGCCCAGATACGAACGTTTGATTTTTCAGCCTTATTCGATGCTTCAAACGGAACATTCGACTGGAAATTCACGCTGGCTAAAACAGCAGAAGCCTATCATGCTGTTGAGGTTTTAGGCTATTATGATGAAATCAATAATATCAGGGTAACCGGTATTCTTGAAAAAACGTATGAAAAAAGCAGTGTAAAAGAAAAACGGGAAAACATTGTTGCCCTTCTTAAAGCTGGGTTTGACGAAAGCTTCCCGGATATTGAGGAGGAAGCAATAAACAGAAATATGACCAATGAAGATAATTATTTTACCGGTATTCCGGTGATATGCGAAATAGGTGAACTACCGCAATATAGTACCGATGTAAAATAA